A genome region from Maniola jurtina chromosome 22, ilManJurt1.1, whole genome shotgun sequence includes the following:
- the LOC123876942 gene encoding uncharacterized protein LOC123876942 isoform X5 produces the protein MPSDSGATWSPPAPSERRLSNSSDGSAGSGYSKATSDSADFLTTRPHTAAVLPGKPAANPLQFVKVGPADLGHKAREQLRRAELAKKTEPARIERQEDWQSNLDNWKSSRRKRVEHIIERCVEVRRFENESHSQPRAKAKTFNEMLEERAGRRRRNPLALYTEDDGHDLSDLGIGTSSTKSSLSEDCDTHSLASDGMDHDKNHSDVDHTSNCDHNRKLGSSANEYDTCTTTTISSPEPEEYTYEGAIEGYKSRIISQTNSNIVKTVVNNNLKEKSPDTSNGDINRIRTSVSNKIEEKVFSFQQERANDLKNNNQKKDLPKVDIHKRREQFERENSQELQIRKPKLPDMANKKSIKERLSSLEKFNEESYFQKSSSDLTKLPVEVKPLKERLSSLNNLKSSTAEVDKVKRLSNGDLSNTKSLKERLSSLKSQTTEEEVKVTKTEVKEVSMSIKERLSCLDAAKNKEVPKLSIEEEIMQNDQIKEEADYNELKDKLSDSSYKLEDQMQSFCRSLDSLDINGQSSPNSFERIQSLEDFDCGEIQNNTVPSDIETEDSGIHTARDSCAPADDIADLTQVASPIGEPMAEVSEYESSNEDGATLVPTKIEEPDDMNAEPKHQLKTEFLIQEYEKESQADDSDSASNYTQAVSQPEELSVTEVTEIQMDREDEDTLKSLDNQDSSSVIDALELAFKELDSEESVNVTMDENDSDSNDKTPKTITLDNVDKLLDFDVEKKVSVTPLYENIDIFNQNGIVDAEAFPLDLPTNALEPPKEKPPPPPMEDNAEDELLGNGNFKHTSSARRIKKEIRNKRTSFLGIEGQDDSYLDVDLTLAPRPDITSFLQEETKIEKLLYKKTLANEMDAKLRDSRDSGVDVDRGSDGWYKRHSSPETSNPHSRQNSEPYTQMTVTSDEEEAAKKTTEESFSKDLTTKLGGLTENGENHETKIDHLDKKIQKQQARTNEDWPDGHFDDAHTKEVLRFERELLQLEQEELRRQRENLLRDQNRIIQKSVQDISTTGVPEKPIVPRNKPTNHNYRHSMPNLLVSENYIPPPVIPKSVPMDENMKRKPFVSEEHIQSHFGVEESRKVLFDDKMKYAEVRRPVPNVTRPPQPILPPKPRSRDSIEREITMRSSRVPSAVEYANVERTSAQLRQKSANANGQYQHMTRHTLQASYLSHSPYACVVLR, from the exons AACTTGGACAACTGGAAGTCGTCGCGACGGAAGCGCGTGGAGCACATCATCGAGCGCTGCGTGGAGGTGCGCAGGTTCGAGAACGAGTCGCACAGCCAGCCGCGCGCCAAGGCAAAGACCTTCAACGAAATGTTAGAAGAGCG CGCCGGTCGCAGAAGGCGGAATCCGCTGGCCCTGTACACAGAAGATGACGGGCACGACCTGAGTGACCTGGGCATCGGCACCTCCAGCACGAAGAGCAGCCTCAGCGAAGACTGCGACACACACAGCTTGGCA AGCGACGGTATGGACCATGATAAAAACCATTCAGATGTAGACCATACATCAAATTGTGACCACAATCGCAAACTGGGTTCCAGTGCCAACGAATACGACACCTGTACGACCACGACTATCAGCTCGCCCGAACCCGAGGAGTACACTTACGAGGGCGCTATAGAGGGATACAAGTCAAGAATCATCTCACAAACGAACAGCAACATCGTCAAAACGGTCGTCAACAATAACTTAAAAGAGAAATCGCCAGACACATCCAACGGTGATATCAACAGAATCAGAACGTCAGTGAGCAATAAAATAGAAGAAAAAGTATTCTCATTCCAACAAGAGAGAGCGAATGACCTCAAAAATAATAACCAAAAAAAGGATCTACCTAAAGTCGATATACACAAACGAAGGGAGCAGTTCGAGAGAGAAAACTCACAGGAACTGCAAATAAGGAAACCAAAATTACCTGATATGGCAAACAAAAAGTCGATCAAAGAACGACTGTCCTCGTTAGAAAAGTTTAACGAAGAAAGTTATTTCCAGAAATCGTCAAGTGACTTAACTAAATTGCCTGTCGAAGTAAAGCCTCTTAAAGAAAGACTATCGTCACTTAACAATTTAAAATCCTCCACTGCGGAAGTCGATAAAGTGAAGAGGCTGTCAAACGGAGATCTTAGCaacactaaatcactaaaagAGCGTTTGTCAAGTCTCAAGTCGCAAACAACAGAAGAGGAAGTCAAAGTCACAAAAACAGAGGTGAAGGAAGTCTCTATGAGCATCAAAGAACGCTTATCCTGTCTCGATGCAGCAAAGAACAAAGAAGTACCAAAACTATCGATCGAAGAAGAAATTATGCAGAATGACCAAATCAAAGAAGAGGCGGATTACAACGAATTGAAAGATAAGTTGTCCGACAGTTCATACAAACTGGAAGATCAAATGCAGAGTTTTTGTCGCTCGCTTGATAGTTTAGATATCAATGGTCAATCTTCGCCCAATTCCTTCGAAAGAATTCAAAGTCTCGAAGATTTCGATTGCGGAGAAATCCAAAATAATACTGTTCCCAGCGATATAGAGACGGAGGACAGTGGCATCCACACCGCGAGGGACTCATGCGCGCCAGCTGATGATATAGCAGATCTAACTCAGGTAGCTTCTCCCATCGGAGAACCTATGGCCGAAGTATCTGAATATGAATCTTCTAACGAAGACGGCGCGACTTTGGTTCCAACTAAAATTGAAGAACCTGATGATATGAATGCAGAGCCGAAACATCAATTGAAAACGGAATTTCTGATCCAAGAATATGAAAAAGAGAGTCAGGCTGACGATAGTGACAGTGCAAGCAACTATACTCAAGCAGTCTCGCAGCCTGAAGAGCTAAGTGTCACGGAAGTAACAGAGATTCAAATGGACAGAGAAGATGAAGATACATTGAAAAGCTTGGACAATCAAGACTCTTCCAGT GTGATAGACGCTTTAGAACTAGCGTTCAAGGAATTGGATTCAGAAGAAAGCGTAAACGTTACAATGGATGAAAACGATAGCGATTCAAATGATAAAACCCCAAAAACGATCACTTTGGATAATGTAGATAAACTACTAGATTTCGATGTGGAAAAGAAAGTGTCAGTGACTCCATTGTATGAGAATATAGATATCTTCAATCAGAATGGTATAGTTGATGCTGAAGCCTTCCCTCTGGATCTTCCGACGAATGCCTTGGAGCCGCCGAAGGAGAAACCTCCGCCGCCGCCAATGGAGGATAACGCTGAAGATGAACTACTTGGAAAT GGTAACTTCAAGCACACGAGCTCAGCGCGTCGCATCAAGAAGGAAATTCGCAACAAACGAACCAGCTTCCTAGGCATCGAGGGCCAAGATGACAGCTACCTAGACGTGGACCTTACACTAGCGCCGCGCCCCGACATCACCTCCTTCCTCCAGGAGGAGACTAAGATAGAGAAGCTATTGTATAAGAAGACTTTAGCTAATGAGATGGATGCCAAGTTACGTGATAGCAGAGATTCTGGCGTGGATGTGGACAGAGGGTCCGACGGATGGTATAAGAGGCATTCGTCGCCAGAAACTTCCAATCCCCATAGCAGACAGAATAGTGAG CCTTACACACAAATGACAGTAACATCAGATGAGGAGGAAGCAGCGAAGAAAACTACAGAAGAATCATTTTCCAAAGACCTCACCACCAAACTCGGCGGCTTGACCGAAAACGGTGAAAATCACGAGACCAAAATAGACCACTTGGACAAAAAAATACAGAAACAACAG GCTCGCACTAACGAGGATTGGCCTGACGGGCACTTTGACGATGCTCACACCAAG GAAGTCCTGCGTTTCGAGCGGGAACTCCTGCAATTAGAACAAGAAGAATTGCGAAGACAACGAGAAAACCTTTTGAGAGACCAAAATAGAATCATCCAGAAATCCGTTCAGGACATATCAACCACTGGGGTGCCAGAAAAACCGATAGTCCCAAGAAACAAACCCACCAATCACAACTACAGACATTCAATGCCAAATTTATTAGTAAGCGAGAATTATATCCCCCCACCAGTCATCCCTAAAAGTGTTCCAATGGATGAGAACATGAAGAGAAAGCCTTTTGTGTCTGAAGAACATATTCAAAGTCACTTTGGTGTGGAAGAAAGCAGGAAGGTTTTGTTTGACGATAAGATGAAGTACGCAGAGGTGAGGAGACCTGTTCCTAATGTGACGAGACCTCCTCAACCCATACTGCCTCCGAAGCCTAGAAGTCGAGATTCCATTGAAAGGGAGATTACTATGAG GAGCAGTAGAGTGCCGTCTGCAGTAGAGTACGCGAATGTGGAGCGGACCTCCGCTCAGCTGCGGCAGAAATCTGCCAACGCGAATGGACAGTACCAACATATGACCAGGCATACTTTACAGGCAAGTTATCTCTCTCATTCTCCCTATGCATGCGTCGTac TTCGCTAA
- the LOC123876942 gene encoding LIM domain only protein 7 isoform X1 — protein sequence MPSDSGATWSPPAPSERRLSNSSDGSAGSGYSKATSDSADFLTTRPHTAAVLPGKPAANPLQFVKVGPADLGHKAREQLRRAELAKKTEPARIERQEDWQSNLDNWKSSRRKRVEHIIERCVEVRRFENESHSQPRAKAKTFNEMLEERAGRRRRNPLALYTEDDGHDLSDLGIGTSSTKSSLSEDCDTHSLASDGMDHDKNHSDVDHTSNCDHNRKLGSSANEYDTCTTTTISSPEPEEYTYEGAIEGYKSRIISQTNSNIVKTVVNNNLKEKSPDTSNGDINRIRTSVSNKIEEKVFSFQQERANDLKNNNQKKDLPKVDIHKRREQFERENSQELQIRKPKLPDMANKKSIKERLSSLEKFNEESYFQKSSSDLTKLPVEVKPLKERLSSLNNLKSSTAEVDKVKRLSNGDLSNTKSLKERLSSLKSQTTEEEVKVTKTEVKEVSMSIKERLSCLDAAKNKEVPKLSIEEEIMQNDQIKEEADYNELKDKLSDSSYKLEDQMQSFCRSLDSLDINGQSSPNSFERIQSLEDFDCGEIQNNTVPSDIETEDSGIHTARDSCAPADDIADLTQVASPIGEPMAEVSEYESSNEDGATLVPTKIEEPDDMNAEPKHQLKTEFLIQEYEKESQADDSDSASNYTQAVSQPEELSVTEVTEIQMDREDEDTLKSLDNQDSSSVSLNEPVSTTSEGDTVVFEGKMTIHLNLNEICNNMSTGARESSNTNEIRTNDSTNNKSMSMVIDALELAFKELDSEESVNVTMDENDSDSNDKTPKTITLDNVDKLLDFDVEKKVSVTPLYENIDIFNQNGIVDAEAFPLDLPTNALEPPKEKPPPPPMEDNAEDELLGNGNFKHTSSARRIKKEIRNKRTSFLGIEGQDDSYLDVDLTLAPRPDITSFLQEETKIEKLLYKKTLANEMDAKLRDSRDSGVDVDRGSDGWYKRHSSPETSNPHSRQNSEPYTQMTVTSDEEEAAKKTTEESFSKDLTTKLGGLTENGENHETKIDHLDKKIQKQQARTNEDWPDGHFDDAHTKEVLRFERELLQLEQEELRRQRENLLRDQNRIIQKSVQDISTTGVPEKPIVPRNKPTNHNYRHSMPNLLVSENYIPPPVIPKSVPMDENMKRKPFVSEEHIQSHFGVEESRKVLFDDKMKYAEVRRPVPNVTRPPQPILPPKPRSRDSIEREITMRSSRVPSAVEYANVERTSAQLRQKSANANGQYQHMTRHTLQALSAAPTPKLISNTEWLQTRQPPARQKPHNFNYNQHWLIQEAEQRRLQEQRSPARVVPRYSRDMPLRAHQLNNATPERRPVRPELARDVPRSAEPREDKMLSVSGRRKCSHCGEELGRGAAMIIESLSLCYHVWCFTCAVCGAALGDGRAGADVRVRARRLHCHHCYSSDDGSKYSCV from the exons AACTTGGACAACTGGAAGTCGTCGCGACGGAAGCGCGTGGAGCACATCATCGAGCGCTGCGTGGAGGTGCGCAGGTTCGAGAACGAGTCGCACAGCCAGCCGCGCGCCAAGGCAAAGACCTTCAACGAAATGTTAGAAGAGCG CGCCGGTCGCAGAAGGCGGAATCCGCTGGCCCTGTACACAGAAGATGACGGGCACGACCTGAGTGACCTGGGCATCGGCACCTCCAGCACGAAGAGCAGCCTCAGCGAAGACTGCGACACACACAGCTTGGCA AGCGACGGTATGGACCATGATAAAAACCATTCAGATGTAGACCATACATCAAATTGTGACCACAATCGCAAACTGGGTTCCAGTGCCAACGAATACGACACCTGTACGACCACGACTATCAGCTCGCCCGAACCCGAGGAGTACACTTACGAGGGCGCTATAGAGGGATACAAGTCAAGAATCATCTCACAAACGAACAGCAACATCGTCAAAACGGTCGTCAACAATAACTTAAAAGAGAAATCGCCAGACACATCCAACGGTGATATCAACAGAATCAGAACGTCAGTGAGCAATAAAATAGAAGAAAAAGTATTCTCATTCCAACAAGAGAGAGCGAATGACCTCAAAAATAATAACCAAAAAAAGGATCTACCTAAAGTCGATATACACAAACGAAGGGAGCAGTTCGAGAGAGAAAACTCACAGGAACTGCAAATAAGGAAACCAAAATTACCTGATATGGCAAACAAAAAGTCGATCAAAGAACGACTGTCCTCGTTAGAAAAGTTTAACGAAGAAAGTTATTTCCAGAAATCGTCAAGTGACTTAACTAAATTGCCTGTCGAAGTAAAGCCTCTTAAAGAAAGACTATCGTCACTTAACAATTTAAAATCCTCCACTGCGGAAGTCGATAAAGTGAAGAGGCTGTCAAACGGAGATCTTAGCaacactaaatcactaaaagAGCGTTTGTCAAGTCTCAAGTCGCAAACAACAGAAGAGGAAGTCAAAGTCACAAAAACAGAGGTGAAGGAAGTCTCTATGAGCATCAAAGAACGCTTATCCTGTCTCGATGCAGCAAAGAACAAAGAAGTACCAAAACTATCGATCGAAGAAGAAATTATGCAGAATGACCAAATCAAAGAAGAGGCGGATTACAACGAATTGAAAGATAAGTTGTCCGACAGTTCATACAAACTGGAAGATCAAATGCAGAGTTTTTGTCGCTCGCTTGATAGTTTAGATATCAATGGTCAATCTTCGCCCAATTCCTTCGAAAGAATTCAAAGTCTCGAAGATTTCGATTGCGGAGAAATCCAAAATAATACTGTTCCCAGCGATATAGAGACGGAGGACAGTGGCATCCACACCGCGAGGGACTCATGCGCGCCAGCTGATGATATAGCAGATCTAACTCAGGTAGCTTCTCCCATCGGAGAACCTATGGCCGAAGTATCTGAATATGAATCTTCTAACGAAGACGGCGCGACTTTGGTTCCAACTAAAATTGAAGAACCTGATGATATGAATGCAGAGCCGAAACATCAATTGAAAACGGAATTTCTGATCCAAGAATATGAAAAAGAGAGTCAGGCTGACGATAGTGACAGTGCAAGCAACTATACTCAAGCAGTCTCGCAGCCTGAAGAGCTAAGTGTCACGGAAGTAACAGAGATTCAAATGGACAGAGAAGATGAAGATACATTGAAAAGCTTGGACAATCAAGACTCTTCCAGTGTAAGTCTGAATGAACCCGTGTCCACCACGTCGGAAGGCGACACGGTCGTTTTCGAGGGCAAAATGACTATTCATTTGAACTTGAATGAAATTTGCAACAATATGAGCACTGGTGCAAGGGAAAGTTCTAACACTAACGAAATACGTACTAATGACTCCACTAACAACAAAAGCATGTCAATG GTGATAGACGCTTTAGAACTAGCGTTCAAGGAATTGGATTCAGAAGAAAGCGTAAACGTTACAATGGATGAAAACGATAGCGATTCAAATGATAAAACCCCAAAAACGATCACTTTGGATAATGTAGATAAACTACTAGATTTCGATGTGGAAAAGAAAGTGTCAGTGACTCCATTGTATGAGAATATAGATATCTTCAATCAGAATGGTATAGTTGATGCTGAAGCCTTCCCTCTGGATCTTCCGACGAATGCCTTGGAGCCGCCGAAGGAGAAACCTCCGCCGCCGCCAATGGAGGATAACGCTGAAGATGAACTACTTGGAAAT GGTAACTTCAAGCACACGAGCTCAGCGCGTCGCATCAAGAAGGAAATTCGCAACAAACGAACCAGCTTCCTAGGCATCGAGGGCCAAGATGACAGCTACCTAGACGTGGACCTTACACTAGCGCCGCGCCCCGACATCACCTCCTTCCTCCAGGAGGAGACTAAGATAGAGAAGCTATTGTATAAGAAGACTTTAGCTAATGAGATGGATGCCAAGTTACGTGATAGCAGAGATTCTGGCGTGGATGTGGACAGAGGGTCCGACGGATGGTATAAGAGGCATTCGTCGCCAGAAACTTCCAATCCCCATAGCAGACAGAATAGTGAG CCTTACACACAAATGACAGTAACATCAGATGAGGAGGAAGCAGCGAAGAAAACTACAGAAGAATCATTTTCCAAAGACCTCACCACCAAACTCGGCGGCTTGACCGAAAACGGTGAAAATCACGAGACCAAAATAGACCACTTGGACAAAAAAATACAGAAACAACAG GCTCGCACTAACGAGGATTGGCCTGACGGGCACTTTGACGATGCTCACACCAAG GAAGTCCTGCGTTTCGAGCGGGAACTCCTGCAATTAGAACAAGAAGAATTGCGAAGACAACGAGAAAACCTTTTGAGAGACCAAAATAGAATCATCCAGAAATCCGTTCAGGACATATCAACCACTGGGGTGCCAGAAAAACCGATAGTCCCAAGAAACAAACCCACCAATCACAACTACAGACATTCAATGCCAAATTTATTAGTAAGCGAGAATTATATCCCCCCACCAGTCATCCCTAAAAGTGTTCCAATGGATGAGAACATGAAGAGAAAGCCTTTTGTGTCTGAAGAACATATTCAAAGTCACTTTGGTGTGGAAGAAAGCAGGAAGGTTTTGTTTGACGATAAGATGAAGTACGCAGAGGTGAGGAGACCTGTTCCTAATGTGACGAGACCTCCTCAACCCATACTGCCTCCGAAGCCTAGAAGTCGAGATTCCATTGAAAGGGAGATTACTATGAG GAGCAGTAGAGTGCCGTCTGCAGTAGAGTACGCGAATGTGGAGCGGACCTCCGCTCAGCTGCGGCAGAAATCTGCCAACGCGAATGGACAGTACCAACATATGACCAGGCATACTTTACAG GCTCTAAGCGCGGCGCCGACCCCTAAGCTGATCTCAAACACGGAGTGGCTGCAGACGCGCCAGCCACCAGCGCGCCAAAAACCGCACAACTTTAATTACAACCAGCACTGGCTCATACAG GAAGCGGAGCAGCGTCGGTTGCAGGAACAGCGCAGCCCCGCGCGAGTCGTGCCGCGCTACTCGCGCGACATGCCGCTCCGAGCGCACCAACTCAACAACGC aaCTCCAGAGAGACGTCCAGTAAGGCCGGAGCTGGCGCGAGATGTGCCGCGCAGCGCCGAGCCGAGAGAGGACAAGATGCTGAGTGTGAGCGGACGACGAAAGTGCTCTCACTGTGGAGAAGAATTAG GTCGCGGCGCCGCTATGATAATCGAGTCCCTCTCGCTGTGCTACCACGTGTGGTGCTTCACGTGCGCCGTGTGCGGCGCCGCGCTCGGCGACGGGCGCGCCGGTGCCGACGTGCgcgtgcgcgcgcgccgcctgCACTGCCACCACTGCTACTCCTCCGACGACGGCTCCAAGTACAGCTGCGTGTGA
- the LOC123876942 gene encoding LIM domain only protein 7 isoform X4, translated as MLEERAGRRRRNPLALYTEDDGHDLSDLGIGTSSTKSSLSEDCDTHSLASDGMDHDKNHSDVDHTSNCDHNRKLGSSANEYDTCTTTTISSPEPEEYTYEGAIEGYKSRIISQTNSNIVKTVVNNNLKEKSPDTSNGDINRIRTSVSNKIEEKVFSFQQERANDLKNNNQKKDLPKVDIHKRREQFERENSQELQIRKPKLPDMANKKSIKERLSSLEKFNEESYFQKSSSDLTKLPVEVKPLKERLSSLNNLKSSTAEVDKVKRLSNGDLSNTKSLKERLSSLKSQTTEEEVKVTKTEVKEVSMSIKERLSCLDAAKNKEVPKLSIEEEIMQNDQIKEEADYNELKDKLSDSSYKLEDQMQSFCRSLDSLDINGQSSPNSFERIQSLEDFDCGEIQNNTVPSDIETEDSGIHTARDSCAPADDIADLTQVASPIGEPMAEVSEYESSNEDGATLVPTKIEEPDDMNAEPKHQLKTEFLIQEYEKESQADDSDSASNYTQAVSQPEELSVTEVTEIQMDREDEDTLKSLDNQDSSSVSLNEPVSTTSEGDTVVFEGKMTIHLNLNEICNNMSTGARESSNTNEIRTNDSTNNKSMSMVIDALELAFKELDSEESVNVTMDENDSDSNDKTPKTITLDNVDKLLDFDVEKKVSVTPLYENIDIFNQNGIVDAEAFPLDLPTNALEPPKEKPPPPPMEDNAEDELLGNGNFKHTSSARRIKKEIRNKRTSFLGIEGQDDSYLDVDLTLAPRPDITSFLQEETKIEKLLYKKTLANEMDAKLRDSRDSGVDVDRGSDGWYKRHSSPETSNPHSRQNSEPYTQMTVTSDEEEAAKKTTEESFSKDLTTKLGGLTENGENHETKIDHLDKKIQKQQARTNEDWPDGHFDDAHTKEVLRFERELLQLEQEELRRQRENLLRDQNRIIQKSVQDISTTGVPEKPIVPRNKPTNHNYRHSMPNLLVSENYIPPPVIPKSVPMDENMKRKPFVSEEHIQSHFGVEESRKVLFDDKMKYAEVRRPVPNVTRPPQPILPPKPRSRDSIEREITMRSSRVPSAVEYANVERTSAQLRQKSANANGQYQHMTRHTLQALSAAPTPKLISNTEWLQTRQPPARQKPHNFNYNQHWLIQEAEQRRLQEQRSPARVVPRYSRDMPLRAHQLNNATPERRPVRPELARDVPRSAEPREDKMLSVSGRRKCSHCGEELGRGAAMIIESLSLCYHVWCFTCAVCGAALGDGRAGADVRVRARRLHCHHCYSSDDGSKYSCV; from the exons ATGTTAGAAGAGCG CGCCGGTCGCAGAAGGCGGAATCCGCTGGCCCTGTACACAGAAGATGACGGGCACGACCTGAGTGACCTGGGCATCGGCACCTCCAGCACGAAGAGCAGCCTCAGCGAAGACTGCGACACACACAGCTTGGCA AGCGACGGTATGGACCATGATAAAAACCATTCAGATGTAGACCATACATCAAATTGTGACCACAATCGCAAACTGGGTTCCAGTGCCAACGAATACGACACCTGTACGACCACGACTATCAGCTCGCCCGAACCCGAGGAGTACACTTACGAGGGCGCTATAGAGGGATACAAGTCAAGAATCATCTCACAAACGAACAGCAACATCGTCAAAACGGTCGTCAACAATAACTTAAAAGAGAAATCGCCAGACACATCCAACGGTGATATCAACAGAATCAGAACGTCAGTGAGCAATAAAATAGAAGAAAAAGTATTCTCATTCCAACAAGAGAGAGCGAATGACCTCAAAAATAATAACCAAAAAAAGGATCTACCTAAAGTCGATATACACAAACGAAGGGAGCAGTTCGAGAGAGAAAACTCACAGGAACTGCAAATAAGGAAACCAAAATTACCTGATATGGCAAACAAAAAGTCGATCAAAGAACGACTGTCCTCGTTAGAAAAGTTTAACGAAGAAAGTTATTTCCAGAAATCGTCAAGTGACTTAACTAAATTGCCTGTCGAAGTAAAGCCTCTTAAAGAAAGACTATCGTCACTTAACAATTTAAAATCCTCCACTGCGGAAGTCGATAAAGTGAAGAGGCTGTCAAACGGAGATCTTAGCaacactaaatcactaaaagAGCGTTTGTCAAGTCTCAAGTCGCAAACAACAGAAGAGGAAGTCAAAGTCACAAAAACAGAGGTGAAGGAAGTCTCTATGAGCATCAAAGAACGCTTATCCTGTCTCGATGCAGCAAAGAACAAAGAAGTACCAAAACTATCGATCGAAGAAGAAATTATGCAGAATGACCAAATCAAAGAAGAGGCGGATTACAACGAATTGAAAGATAAGTTGTCCGACAGTTCATACAAACTGGAAGATCAAATGCAGAGTTTTTGTCGCTCGCTTGATAGTTTAGATATCAATGGTCAATCTTCGCCCAATTCCTTCGAAAGAATTCAAAGTCTCGAAGATTTCGATTGCGGAGAAATCCAAAATAATACTGTTCCCAGCGATATAGAGACGGAGGACAGTGGCATCCACACCGCGAGGGACTCATGCGCGCCAGCTGATGATATAGCAGATCTAACTCAGGTAGCTTCTCCCATCGGAGAACCTATGGCCGAAGTATCTGAATATGAATCTTCTAACGAAGACGGCGCGACTTTGGTTCCAACTAAAATTGAAGAACCTGATGATATGAATGCAGAGCCGAAACATCAATTGAAAACGGAATTTCTGATCCAAGAATATGAAAAAGAGAGTCAGGCTGACGATAGTGACAGTGCAAGCAACTATACTCAAGCAGTCTCGCAGCCTGAAGAGCTAAGTGTCACGGAAGTAACAGAGATTCAAATGGACAGAGAAGATGAAGATACATTGAAAAGCTTGGACAATCAAGACTCTTCCAGTGTAAGTCTGAATGAACCCGTGTCCACCACGTCGGAAGGCGACACGGTCGTTTTCGAGGGCAAAATGACTATTCATTTGAACTTGAATGAAATTTGCAACAATATGAGCACTGGTGCAAGGGAAAGTTCTAACACTAACGAAATACGTACTAATGACTCCACTAACAACAAAAGCATGTCAATG GTGATAGACGCTTTAGAACTAGCGTTCAAGGAATTGGATTCAGAAGAAAGCGTAAACGTTACAATGGATGAAAACGATAGCGATTCAAATGATAAAACCCCAAAAACGATCACTTTGGATAATGTAGATAAACTACTAGATTTCGATGTGGAAAAGAAAGTGTCAGTGACTCCATTGTATGAGAATATAGATATCTTCAATCAGAATGGTATAGTTGATGCTGAAGCCTTCCCTCTGGATCTTCCGACGAATGCCTTGGAGCCGCCGAAGGAGAAACCTCCGCCGCCGCCAATGGAGGATAACGCTGAAGATGAACTACTTGGAAAT GGTAACTTCAAGCACACGAGCTCAGCGCGTCGCATCAAGAAGGAAATTCGCAACAAACGAACCAGCTTCCTAGGCATCGAGGGCCAAGATGACAGCTACCTAGACGTGGACCTTACACTAGCGCCGCGCCCCGACATCACCTCCTTCCTCCAGGAGGAGACTAAGATAGAGAAGCTATTGTATAAGAAGACTTTAGCTAATGAGATGGATGCCAAGTTACGTGATAGCAGAGATTCTGGCGTGGATGTGGACAGAGGGTCCGACGGATGGTATAAGAGGCATTCGTCGCCAGAAACTTCCAATCCCCATAGCAGACAGAATAGTGAG CCTTACACACAAATGACAGTAACATCAGATGAGGAGGAAGCAGCGAAGAAAACTACAGAAGAATCATTTTCCAAAGACCTCACCACCAAACTCGGCGGCTTGACCGAAAACGGTGAAAATCACGAGACCAAAATAGACCACTTGGACAAAAAAATACAGAAACAACAG GCTCGCACTAACGAGGATTGGCCTGACGGGCACTTTGACGATGCTCACACCAAG GAAGTCCTGCGTTTCGAGCGGGAACTCCTGCAATTAGAACAAGAAGAATTGCGAAGACAACGAGAAAACCTTTTGAGAGACCAAAATAGAATCATCCAGAAATCCGTTCAGGACATATCAACCACTGGGGTGCCAGAAAAACCGATAGTCCCAAGAAACAAACCCACCAATCACAACTACAGACATTCAATGCCAAATTTATTAGTAAGCGAGAATTATATCCCCCCACCAGTCATCCCTAAAAGTGTTCCAATGGATGAGAACATGAAGAGAAAGCCTTTTGTGTCTGAAGAACATATTCAAAGTCACTTTGGTGTGGAAGAAAGCAGGAAGGTTTTGTTTGACGATAAGATGAAGTACGCAGAGGTGAGGAGACCTGTTCCTAATGTGACGAGACCTCCTCAACCCATACTGCCTCCGAAGCCTAGAAGTCGAGATTCCATTGAAAGGGAGATTACTATGAG GAGCAGTAGAGTGCCGTCTGCAGTAGAGTACGCGAATGTGGAGCGGACCTCCGCTCAGCTGCGGCAGAAATCTGCCAACGCGAATGGACAGTACCAACATATGACCAGGCATACTTTACAG GCTCTAAGCGCGGCGCCGACCCCTAAGCTGATCTCAAACACGGAGTGGCTGCAGACGCGCCAGCCACCAGCGCGCCAAAAACCGCACAACTTTAATTACAACCAGCACTGGCTCATACAG GAAGCGGAGCAGCGTCGGTTGCAGGAACAGCGCAGCCCCGCGCGAGTCGTGCCGCGCTACTCGCGCGACATGCCGCTCCGAGCGCACCAACTCAACAACGC aaCTCCAGAGAGACGTCCAGTAAGGCCGGAGCTGGCGCGAGATGTGCCGCGCAGCGCCGAGCCGAGAGAGGACAAGATGCTGAGTGTGAGCGGACGACGAAAGTGCTCTCACTGTGGAGAAGAATTAG GTCGCGGCGCCGCTATGATAATCGAGTCCCTCTCGCTGTGCTACCACGTGTGGTGCTTCACGTGCGCCGTGTGCGGCGCCGCGCTCGGCGACGGGCGCGCCGGTGCCGACGTGCgcgtgcgcgcgcgccgcctgCACTGCCACCACTGCTACTCCTCCGACGACGGCTCCAAGTACAGCTGCGTGTGA